A section of the Agrococcus sp. SGAir0287 genome encodes:
- a CDS encoding TrmH family RNA methyltransferase, with protein sequence MSDEDPQHGVGPWVGPWPTDARYDPELLEHGDRRNVVDGYRYWSLEAIVADLDARRNPVHVAIENWQHDLNIGSIVRTANAFLAAEVHIVGRRRWNRRGAMVTDRYQHIRHHESVEALAAWAEEAGLPIVAVDTHPASRPVDAAPLPRACVLLLGQEGPGLTDAAIAAASEHVHVRQLGSTRSLNAAAAAAIVMHEWLRVHAPSG encoded by the coding sequence GTGAGCGACGAGGACCCGCAGCACGGCGTCGGCCCCTGGGTCGGGCCGTGGCCGACCGATGCGCGCTACGACCCCGAGCTGCTCGAGCACGGTGACCGGCGGAACGTCGTCGACGGCTACCGGTACTGGTCGCTCGAGGCGATCGTCGCCGACCTCGACGCACGCAGGAACCCCGTCCACGTCGCGATCGAGAACTGGCAGCACGACCTCAACATCGGCTCGATCGTGCGCACCGCGAACGCGTTCCTCGCCGCCGAGGTGCACATCGTCGGTCGGCGTCGCTGGAACCGCCGTGGGGCCATGGTGACCGACCGCTACCAGCACATCCGTCACCACGAGTCGGTGGAGGCGCTCGCCGCGTGGGCCGAGGAGGCGGGGCTGCCGATCGTGGCGGTAGACACGCATCCCGCATCCCGCCCCGTGGATGCAGCACCCCTGCCGCGCGCGTGCGTCCTGCTGCTGGGGCAGGAGGGGCCGGGGCTCACCGACGCGGCGATCGCGGCGGCGTCGGAGCACGTGCACGTGCGGCAGCTCGGCTCGACCCGCTCCCTCAACGCCGCCGCGGCGGCCGCGATCGTCATGCACGAGTGGCTGCGGGTGCACGCCCCGAGCGGCTGA
- a CDS encoding adenylosuccinate synthase produces the protein MPGIVILGAQWGDEGKGKATDLLASRTDYVVKFNGGNNAGHTVVVGDEKYALHLLPSGILTPGVVPVIGNGVVIDLEVLFDELEALSARGVDVSKLRISANAHIIADYHRTLDKVSERFLGKRSIGTTGRGIGPAYADKINRVGVRVQDLFDPSILRQKVEGSLDLKNHLLTKVYNRRAITVDEIVEDLQSYVERLRPMVGDTALELDQALDAGKTVVFEAGQATMLDIDHGTYPFVTSSSATAGGAATGSGVAPARLDRIIGIVKAYTTRVGSGPFPTELFDEWGERLRATGFEFGTTTGRPRRTGWYDSVITRYAARVNGVTDFVLTKLDVLTGIERIPVCVAYDVDGVRHDEMPVSQTDVHHATPIYEEFPGWSEDISGCRTFEDLPRNAQDYVLALEAMSGSRISAIGVGPDREAIVVRHDLIDG, from the coding sequence ATGCCAGGCATCGTGATCCTCGGCGCGCAGTGGGGCGACGAGGGCAAGGGCAAGGCCACCGACCTCCTCGCGAGCCGCACCGACTACGTCGTGAAGTTCAACGGCGGCAACAACGCGGGCCACACCGTCGTCGTGGGCGACGAGAAGTACGCGCTCCACCTCCTCCCGTCGGGCATCCTCACGCCCGGCGTGGTCCCGGTGATCGGCAACGGCGTCGTCATCGACCTCGAGGTGCTGTTCGACGAGCTCGAGGCGCTCTCCGCACGCGGCGTCGACGTCTCGAAGCTGCGCATCTCGGCCAACGCGCACATCATCGCCGACTATCACCGCACGCTCGACAAGGTCTCGGAGCGCTTCCTCGGCAAGCGCTCGATCGGCACGACCGGACGCGGGATCGGCCCCGCCTACGCCGACAAGATCAACCGCGTCGGCGTGCGCGTGCAGGACCTCTTCGACCCGTCGATCCTGCGGCAGAAGGTCGAGGGCTCCCTCGACCTCAAGAACCACCTGCTCACCAAGGTCTACAACCGCCGCGCCATCACGGTCGACGAGATCGTCGAGGACCTGCAGTCCTACGTCGAGCGACTGCGGCCGATGGTGGGCGACACCGCCCTCGAGCTCGACCAGGCGCTGGATGCGGGCAAGACCGTCGTGTTCGAGGCCGGCCAGGCGACGATGCTCGACATCGACCACGGCACCTACCCGTTCGTGACGTCGTCGTCGGCGACGGCAGGCGGCGCCGCGACGGGCTCGGGCGTCGCGCCCGCGCGCCTCGACCGCATCATCGGCATCGTGAAGGCGTACACGACGCGCGTCGGCTCGGGACCGTTCCCCACGGAGCTCTTCGACGAGTGGGGCGAGCGCCTGCGCGCGACGGGCTTCGAGTTCGGCACGACCACCGGCCGTCCGCGCCGCACCGGCTGGTACGACTCGGTCATCACGCGCTACGCGGCGCGCGTCAACGGCGTCACCGACTTCGTGCTCACGAAGCTCGACGTGCTCACCGGCATCGAGCGCATCCCCGTCTGCGTCGCCTACGACGTCGACGGCGTGCGCCACGACGAGATGCCGGTGTCGCAGACGGACGTGCACCACGCGACGCCCATCTACGAGGAGTTCCCCGGCTGGAGCGAGGACATCTCCGGCTGCCGCACGTTCGAGGACCTGCCGAGGAACGCGCAGGACTACGTGCTCGCGCTCGAGGCGATGTCGGGCTCGCGCATCTCGGCGATCGGCGTCGGCCCGGACCGCGAGGCGATCGTGGTGCGACACGACCTCATCGACGGCTGA
- a CDS encoding S9 family peptidase, translated as MAATRFDDWNDIEGLLRIPRIAGLVAGPGGRVVAQIQQATDDLARTRSALWELDPDGAAEPERLTRSSEGESSPRFAPDGSLLFASSRPDPTGEHDDDAAAIWRLPQRGEAHVVASAPGGLQLVAVADDGTMLATTQVLAGGSLADDAERRDARAAAKRTAIWHTGMPIRYWDHELGDQSTRLVLVSPQGELRELTPGADVVALTNASADLARDGATAVTTWTKRARGGETRTGIAAIDVRTRRRRTLLSATAAHGWSSPRLSPDGTRVAVTRVTTSTPTDTSYDFLELHPLDGGDPIAVDVGDLTVGSYAWVDDARLVVAGDLRSRGAVLLVDAATGRVRTLVDDAPYASLAPAHDGRSVLALRSDLASPPSPVRIPLAGAGRVQATPIPAPGAVGALPGHLEWVEADVEGVTVGGWLCTPASASSTAPAPVMLWIHGGPHGSYNAWSWRWNPWLAVARGWAVLLPDPAMSTGYGHAGLNRGWPRRPDVVWHECETLLDHVLRRRTLDASRTALLGASFGGFMTNWIAGHSDRFGAIVTHAGLWALDQQHTTTDAAAHKVRVHGHPDDLPEWYRAYSPHHSASAITTPMLVTHGNRDYRVPVSEALRLWWDLVSGWWGTPGTMPHRFLQLTDEHHWVLRPSNAVTWNETVLAFCAQHVLGGDPIPDALPW; from the coding sequence ATGGCTGCGACGCGATTCGACGACTGGAACGACATCGAGGGGCTGCTGCGCATCCCGCGCATCGCGGGGCTCGTCGCAGGGCCGGGCGGCCGCGTCGTCGCGCAGATCCAGCAGGCGACCGACGACCTCGCGCGCACCCGGTCGGCGCTGTGGGAGCTCGATCCCGACGGCGCCGCCGAGCCCGAGCGGCTCACGAGGTCGAGCGAGGGCGAGTCGTCGCCGCGCTTCGCGCCCGACGGATCCCTCCTCTTCGCCTCCTCCCGCCCCGACCCCACGGGCGAGCACGACGACGACGCGGCGGCCATCTGGCGCCTGCCCCAGCGCGGCGAGGCGCACGTCGTCGCCTCCGCACCCGGCGGGCTGCAGCTCGTCGCCGTCGCCGACGACGGCACGATGCTCGCGACGACGCAGGTGCTCGCCGGCGGCTCGCTCGCCGACGACGCCGAGCGCCGCGACGCTCGCGCCGCAGCGAAGCGCACGGCGATCTGGCACACCGGCATGCCGATCCGCTACTGGGATCATGAGCTCGGCGACCAGTCGACGCGCCTCGTGCTCGTGTCGCCGCAGGGCGAGCTGCGCGAGCTCACGCCCGGCGCCGACGTCGTCGCGCTCACGAACGCCTCCGCGGACCTCGCCCGTGACGGCGCCACCGCCGTGACGACCTGGACGAAGCGAGCGCGCGGCGGCGAGACCCGCACCGGCATCGCCGCCATCGACGTGCGCACGCGTCGCAGGCGCACGCTGCTGTCGGCGACCGCCGCGCACGGCTGGTCGAGCCCGCGGCTCTCGCCGGACGGCACGCGCGTCGCCGTGACGCGCGTCACGACCTCGACGCCGACGGACACGTCGTACGACTTCCTCGAGCTGCATCCGCTCGACGGCGGCGACCCCATCGCCGTGGACGTGGGCGACCTCACGGTCGGCTCGTACGCGTGGGTCGACGACGCACGGCTCGTCGTCGCTGGCGACCTGCGATCCCGCGGCGCCGTGCTGCTCGTGGATGCGGCGACCGGTCGCGTGCGCACGCTCGTCGACGACGCACCGTACGCGTCGCTCGCGCCCGCGCACGACGGGCGCTCGGTGCTCGCGCTGCGCTCGGACCTCGCCTCGCCGCCCTCGCCGGTGCGCATCCCGCTCGCAGGCGCAGGCCGCGTCCAGGCGACGCCCATCCCGGCCCCCGGCGCGGTCGGCGCGCTGCCGGGCCACCTCGAGTGGGTGGAGGCCGACGTCGAGGGCGTGACCGTCGGCGGCTGGCTGTGCACCCCCGCATCCGCGTCGTCGACCGCCCCAGCCCCGGTGATGCTGTGGATCCACGGCGGCCCCCACGGCTCGTACAACGCGTGGAGCTGGCGCTGGAACCCGTGGCTCGCCGTCGCGCGCGGCTGGGCCGTGCTGCTGCCGGACCCGGCGATGTCGACCGGCTACGGGCACGCCGGGCTCAACCGCGGGTGGCCGCGACGGCCCGACGTCGTCTGGCACGAGTGCGAGACGCTGCTCGACCACGTCCTGCGACGTCGAACGCTCGACGCGTCCCGCACGGCACTGCTCGGCGCATCCTTCGGCGGGTTCATGACGAACTGGATCGCCGGGCACAGCGACCGCTTCGGCGCGATCGTGACGCACGCCGGCCTGTGGGCGCTCGACCAGCAGCACACGACGACGGATGCGGCCGCGCACAAGGTGCGCGTGCACGGCCATCCCGACGACCTGCCCGAGTGGTACCGGGCGTACTCGCCCCACCACTCGGCCTCGGCGATCACGACGCCCATGCTCGTGACGCACGGCAATCGCGACTACCGCGTGCCGGTGAGCGAGGCGCTGCGGCTGTGGTGGGACCTCGTCTCGGGCTGGTGGGGCACGCCGGGCACGATGCCGCACCGGTTCCTGCAGCTCACCGACGAGCACCACTGGGTGCTGCGGCCCTCGAACGCCGTGACGTGGAACGAGACCGTGCTGGCCTTCTGCGCGCAGCACGTGCTCGGCGGCGATCCCATCCCCGACGCGCTGCCGTGGTGA
- a CDS encoding Nramp family divalent metal transporter, with amino-acid sequence MPKLDERRTSPLARARPIWLLGPALVAGVAYLDPGNVAANMTAGARFGYLLLWVVVVGNLMAWLIQYLSAKLGIVTGKSLPEVLGERFGSRVGRIAYWLQAEAVAMATDVAEVIGGAVALWLLFEIPLVAGGAITGAISMALLWLQSRRGPKVFEIVIASMLVVIAVGFTAGLVAGPPGPEALGGLVPRFEGPDTVLLAASILGATVMPHAIYAHSSLTRDRFRSSDGERMPVPRLLRATRWDVTIALAIAGTVNVAIIVLAAANLAGVEGTDSLEGAHAAIAAALGAGVATLFAIGLLASGLASTAVGAYAGSEIMQGLVRVRISVTTRRLVTLVPALAILALGVDPTLALVLSQVVLSFGIPFALVPLVWLTARRSVMGEHANRWWTTALGALFATALVTLNVLLLWLTFTGA; translated from the coding sequence ATGCCGAAACTCGACGAGCGCCGCACCTCCCCGCTCGCGCGTGCGCGGCCGATCTGGCTGCTGGGCCCCGCGCTCGTCGCCGGCGTCGCCTACCTCGATCCCGGCAACGTCGCTGCGAACATGACCGCGGGCGCCCGCTTCGGCTACCTGCTGCTCTGGGTCGTCGTCGTGGGCAACCTCATGGCCTGGCTCATCCAGTACCTCTCGGCGAAGCTCGGCATCGTCACCGGCAAGAGCTTGCCCGAGGTGCTGGGCGAGCGCTTCGGCTCGCGCGTCGGCCGCATCGCCTACTGGCTGCAGGCGGAGGCCGTGGCGATGGCGACCGACGTCGCAGAGGTGATCGGTGGCGCCGTCGCGCTCTGGCTGCTGTTCGAGATCCCGCTCGTCGCCGGCGGCGCGATCACCGGAGCGATCTCGATGGCGCTGCTGTGGCTGCAGTCCCGACGCGGACCCAAGGTCTTCGAGATCGTCATCGCCAGCATGCTCGTCGTCATCGCCGTCGGCTTCACGGCGGGCCTCGTCGCCGGCCCGCCGGGCCCCGAGGCGCTCGGCGGCCTCGTGCCGCGCTTCGAGGGGCCGGACACCGTGCTGCTCGCGGCATCCATCCTCGGCGCGACCGTCATGCCGCACGCGATCTACGCGCATTCGAGCCTCACGCGCGACCGATTCCGCTCGAGCGACGGCGAGCGGATGCCCGTGCCGCGCCTGCTGCGCGCGACGCGCTGGGACGTGACGATCGCGCTCGCGATCGCCGGCACGGTGAACGTCGCGATCATCGTGCTCGCCGCCGCGAACCTCGCGGGCGTCGAGGGCACCGACTCGCTCGAGGGCGCGCACGCCGCGATCGCCGCCGCGCTCGGCGCGGGCGTCGCGACGCTCTTCGCCATCGGCCTGCTCGCCTCGGGGCTCGCCTCGACCGCGGTCGGCGCGTACGCCGGGTCGGAGATCATGCAGGGGCTCGTCCGCGTGCGCATCTCCGTGACCACGCGCCGGCTCGTCACGCTCGTGCCGGCGCTCGCGATCCTCGCGCTCGGCGTCGACCCGACGCTCGCGCTCGTGCTGAGCCAAGTCGTGCTCTCGTTCGGCATCCCCTTCGCGCTCGTGCCGCTCGTGTGGCTCACGGCGCGGCGCTCGGTCATGGGCGAGCATGCGAACCGCTGGTGGACGACGGCGCTCGGCGCCCTCTTCGCCACCGCGCTCGTCACGCTCAACGTGCTGCTGCTCTGGCTCACCTTCACGGGCGCCTGA
- a CDS encoding GNAT family N-acetyltransferase: MDVTLRPLHDGDAEVLFAWERDPVAVRMAAFTRADPDDRAAFDAHLARIRADPGVRMRMVEVDAEAVGTVAAFDADGEREVTYWIARAHWGRGIATAALTALLAEQPVRPLAARVAEANVASRRVLERAGFVEVARERAFAPGVGAEVVELLLRLG, from the coding sequence ATGGACGTGACGCTGCGGCCGCTGCACGACGGGGACGCCGAGGTGCTGTTCGCGTGGGAGCGCGACCCGGTCGCCGTGCGCATGGCCGCCTTCACGCGCGCCGATCCCGACGATCGCGCAGCGTTCGACGCGCACCTCGCCCGCATCCGCGCGGATCCCGGCGTGCGGATGCGCATGGTGGAGGTCGACGCGGAGGCGGTCGGCACGGTGGCGGCGTTCGACGCCGACGGCGAGCGCGAGGTGACGTACTGGATCGCTCGCGCGCACTGGGGTCGCGGCATCGCGACGGCAGCCCTCACGGCGCTGCTCGCCGAGCAGCCCGTTCGGCCGCTCGCGGCGCGCGTCGCCGAGGCGAACGTCGCATCGCGGCGCGTGCTCGAGCGCGCGGGCTTCGTCGAGGTGGCGCGCGAGCGGGCCTTCGCGCCCGGCGTCGGGGCCGAGGTCGTCGAGCTGCTACTGCGCCTGGGATGA
- a CDS encoding MFS transporter, translating into MTAGEDARLPRSFRWLLAAESASSVGTYVTLLALQTIVVVTLGGDAADTGLLSAARWLPYLVVGLLVGALVDRMRRRPVMVASDAVRAVLIATIPVLWLLDALTLPALLAVVVAYGVATVVNDAASMAFLPRLVPGPALQAAHARIDTADAVAQSGGPALGGLVVRFAGAPFAVLVDAVASAFAAVAVARIRVEEPPPAGRRSVRGILADVAEGIRLVYRGTALTRLAVATHVWFAANATLGVLVAPFALTTLGLGAAAFGLVLAAAGVGAVVGASITGRVGRRLGALPTIATCHALSAIAVLVMAAAVLVASTPVAATVLLAAGQLLHGLAMGASNSHEMAFRQTRTPDAAQARVTMTMRAANRAVIVVVAPIAGVVAVDTGTLPMLAVAAGLFALSALAIALRQRP; encoded by the coding sequence ATGACGGCCGGGGAGGATGCGCGGCTGCCGCGGTCGTTCCGATGGCTGCTCGCCGCCGAGTCGGCGTCGAGCGTCGGCACGTACGTCACGCTGCTGGCGCTGCAGACGATCGTCGTCGTGACGCTCGGCGGCGATGCCGCCGACACCGGGCTGCTGAGCGCCGCGCGCTGGCTGCCGTACCTCGTGGTGGGCCTCCTCGTGGGCGCGCTCGTGGACCGGATGCGGCGCAGGCCCGTGATGGTGGCGAGCGACGCCGTGCGCGCGGTGCTGATCGCGACCATACCGGTGCTGTGGCTGCTCGATGCCCTCACGCTGCCCGCGCTGCTCGCGGTCGTCGTCGCGTACGGCGTCGCGACGGTCGTGAACGACGCGGCGTCCATGGCGTTCCTCCCGCGTCTCGTCCCCGGCCCTGCGCTGCAGGCGGCGCACGCCCGCATCGACACGGCGGATGCCGTCGCCCAGTCCGGCGGACCGGCGCTCGGCGGCCTCGTCGTGCGGTTCGCCGGCGCGCCGTTCGCGGTGCTCGTGGACGCCGTCGCGTCGGCGTTCGCGGCGGTCGCGGTCGCGCGCATCCGCGTCGAGGAGCCGCCGCCCGCCGGCCGACGCTCGGTGCGCGGCATCCTCGCCGACGTCGCCGAGGGCATCCGGCTCGTCTACCGCGGCACGGCGCTCACGCGCCTCGCGGTCGCGACGCACGTCTGGTTCGCGGCGAACGCGACGCTCGGCGTGCTCGTCGCGCCGTTCGCGCTCACGACGCTCGGGCTCGGCGCCGCCGCGTTCGGCCTCGTGCTCGCCGCAGCGGGCGTCGGTGCCGTCGTCGGCGCGTCGATCACGGGCCGCGTGGGTCGACGCCTCGGCGCCCTGCCGACGATCGCCACCTGCCATGCGCTGTCGGCGATCGCGGTGCTCGTCATGGCGGCGGCCGTGCTCGTGGCGTCGACGCCCGTCGCGGCGACGGTGCTGCTCGCCGCGGGACAGCTGCTGCACGGCCTCGCGATGGGAGCATCCAACTCGCACGAGATGGCGTTCCGGCAGACGCGCACGCCCGACGCGGCGCAGGCGCGGGTCACCATGACGATGCGGGCCGCGAACCGCGCCGTCATCGTCGTGGTCGCACCGATCGCGGGCGTCGTCGCGGTGGACACGGGCACGCTGCCGATGCTCGCCGTGGCGGCCGGCCTCTTCGCGCTCTCGGCGCTCGCGATCGCCCTCCGGCAGCGGCCCTGA
- a CDS encoding YhgE/Pip domain-containing protein: protein MTVPQIVLAELRRLVATPMARLALLALCTVPLLYGGLYLWANQDPQGNLGDVPVALVVADAGAVDDDGATRVVGDEVAERLVDAGDFDWHRVTAASAAAGVEDGTYDFSVTLPASFSADLLSAAGDDPRQARVVLETNDANGYLAGTIGERATDAILASVRESVGEEAAGRLLLALSDIRDGLVDAASGADDLAAGAAQAHDGAGALAAGTTELASGADALADGTAQVASGAHALADGAAPLAAGLSTLQSSTATLPADAAALASGAQQVADGNAQVASVGAQVAGVTSALAADVPQTRADVVALLQAAGLTDAQIADALVPLDALGAAVVDGDAQVQSASGQLQTLASGAQQVADGAARLSAAAPQLAGGIGQAADGATRLSGGAGELADGADAAATGASTLASGAHDAADGAAALDDGLAQLDDGATRLGTGLDDAVAQIPASSPSLRAEQAQTIADPAALDADALTSAGSYGEGLAPFFLSLAAWIGIYALLLIVHPVSRRAVTALRSPVQVGLASWLAPAALGALQMVALFGIVTLALGFTLAVPLGVLGVMLLASAVFAAIVVALNVWLGSVGQFLGLVLMVVQLVTAGGTFPWQTLPGPLAALHHAMPMTYAVEALRQVMYGGSPAIAWHDALVLALFGAGALVLVILGVARMMDHRTLRDLQPSLIG from the coding sequence ATGACCGTGCCCCAGATCGTGCTCGCCGAGCTGCGCCGCCTCGTGGCCACGCCGATGGCGCGCCTCGCCCTGCTCGCCCTGTGCACCGTGCCGCTGCTCTACGGCGGCCTGTACCTGTGGGCGAACCAGGATCCGCAGGGCAACCTCGGCGACGTGCCCGTCGCACTCGTCGTCGCCGACGCGGGTGCGGTCGACGACGACGGCGCCACGCGCGTCGTCGGCGACGAGGTCGCCGAGCGGCTCGTCGACGCAGGCGACTTCGACTGGCATCGGGTCACGGCCGCGTCGGCCGCCGCCGGCGTCGAGGATGGCACGTACGACTTCTCGGTGACGCTCCCCGCCTCCTTCTCCGCCGACCTGCTGAGCGCCGCGGGCGACGACCCTCGCCAGGCGCGCGTCGTGCTCGAGACGAACGACGCGAACGGCTATCTCGCGGGCACCATCGGCGAGCGGGCGACCGATGCGATCCTCGCCTCCGTGCGCGAGTCGGTCGGCGAGGAGGCCGCCGGCCGGCTGCTGCTCGCGCTCAGCGACATCCGCGACGGGCTCGTGGACGCGGCGAGCGGCGCCGACGACCTCGCCGCGGGCGCCGCGCAGGCGCACGACGGTGCGGGCGCGCTCGCCGCCGGCACCACCGAGCTCGCCTCGGGCGCGGATGCGCTCGCCGACGGCACGGCGCAGGTCGCATCGGGCGCGCACGCGCTCGCCGACGGCGCCGCACCCCTCGCGGCCGGGCTCTCGACGCTGCAGTCGTCGACGGCGACGTTGCCGGCCGACGCCGCCGCGCTCGCGAGCGGCGCGCAGCAGGTCGCGGACGGCAACGCGCAGGTCGCGTCGGTCGGCGCGCAGGTCGCCGGCGTCACGAGCGCCCTCGCCGCCGACGTGCCGCAGACGCGCGCCGACGTCGTCGCCTTGCTGCAGGCCGCAGGGCTCACGGATGCGCAGATCGCGGATGCGCTCGTGCCGCTCGACGCGCTCGGCGCGGCGGTCGTCGACGGCGACGCGCAGGTGCAGTCCGCGTCCGGGCAGCTGCAGACGCTCGCGAGCGGCGCGCAGCAGGTCGCCGACGGTGCTGCACGCCTCTCGGCGGCCGCACCGCAGCTCGCGGGCGGCATCGGGCAGGCGGCGGACGGCGCGACGCGGCTCTCGGGCGGCGCGGGCGAGCTGGCGGACGGCGCCGACGCCGCCGCCACGGGCGCGTCGACGCTCGCCTCGGGCGCCCACGACGCCGCCGACGGCGCCGCGGCGCTCGACGACGGGCTCGCGCAGCTCGACGACGGCGCGACGCGGCTCGGCACCGGACTGGACGACGCCGTGGCGCAGATCCCCGCGTCCAGCCCGTCGCTCCGCGCCGAGCAGGCGCAGACGATCGCCGACCCGGCGGCGCTCGACGCCGACGCGCTCACCTCTGCGGGCTCGTACGGCGAGGGGCTCGCTCCCTTCTTCCTGTCGCTCGCGGCGTGGATCGGCATCTACGCGTTGCTGCTCATCGTGCATCCCGTCTCGCGTCGCGCCGTCACGGCGCTGCGCTCGCCCGTGCAGGTCGGCCTCGCCTCGTGGCTCGCGCCCGCCGCGCTCGGCGCGCTGCAGATGGTCGCGCTCTTCGGCATCGTGACGCTCGCGCTCGGCTTCACGCTCGCGGTGCCGCTCGGCGTGCTCGGCGTCATGCTGCTCGCCTCCGCCGTGTTCGCGGCGATCGTCGTCGCGCTCAACGTGTGGCTCGGATCCGTCGGGCAGTTCCTCGGCCTCGTGCTCATGGTCGTGCAGCTCGTGACGGCGGGCGGCACCTTCCCGTGGCAGACGCTGCCCGGTCCGCTCGCGGCGCTGCACCATGCGATGCCCATGACGTACGCCGTCGAGGCGCTGCGGCAGGTCATGTACGGCGGCTCGCCCGCGATCGCGTGGCACGACGCGCTCGTGCTGGCGCTGTTCGGCGCGGGCGCCCTCGTGCTCGTGATCCTCGGCGTCGCGCGCATGATGGATCACCGCACGCTGCGCGACCTGCAGCCGAGCCTCATCGGGTAG
- a CDS encoding adenine phosphoribosyltransferase produces MPHPSPDALARAEARIALTRDFPKPGVLFRDIGPMLADAEALAAVTAALAAPFDGAFDLVAGVEARGFLLAGAVAAASGTGLLPIRKAGKTPHPTASVDYALEYDVATIEASGDLAGRSVLLVDDVLATGGTLQAAIELVQRLGGTVAGVAVVLELTELGGRARVPAAHAVFTA; encoded by the coding sequence GTGCCGCATCCCTCCCCCGACGCTCTCGCTCGCGCCGAGGCGCGGATCGCGCTGACCCGCGACTTCCCGAAGCCCGGCGTGCTCTTCCGCGACATCGGACCGATGCTCGCCGACGCCGAGGCGCTCGCCGCCGTCACCGCCGCGCTCGCGGCACCGTTCGACGGCGCGTTCGATCTCGTCGCGGGGGTCGAGGCGCGCGGGTTCCTGCTCGCGGGCGCCGTCGCGGCGGCGTCGGGCACGGGCCTCCTGCCGATCCGGAAGGCGGGCAAGACGCCGCATCCCACCGCATCCGTCGACTACGCGCTCGAGTACGACGTCGCGACGATCGAGGCGTCCGGCGACCTCGCCGGTCGCAGCGTGCTGCTCGTCGACGACGTGCTCGCGACGGGCGGCACGCTGCAGGCGGCGATCGAGCTCGTGCAGCGCCTCGGCGGCACGGTCGCGGGCGTCGCGGTCGTGCTCGAGCTCACGGAGCTCGGAGGCCGCGCCCGCGTCCCCGCCGCCCACGCTGTCTTCACCGCCTGA
- a CDS encoding TetR/AcrR family transcriptional regulator has translation MARPNRSREKVLDAAAALAAERGVTATTVDDIAERAGVAKGSVYYSFPSKDAVFEAVLADAVERTGTRLGHALADAPSGGALRAVVTAFLQGVEERPTAAKVVAGELFRTDRPWQESLAGYRSALFALVADAVETDGAARPSTLRASAVVGAMVMVAFERTVFEPDASIAEAVDAVLAGA, from the coding sequence ATGGCACGGCCGAACCGCAGCCGCGAGAAGGTGCTGGATGCCGCAGCGGCGCTCGCCGCCGAGCGCGGCGTGACCGCGACGACCGTCGACGACATCGCCGAGCGGGCCGGCGTCGCGAAGGGCAGCGTCTACTACTCCTTCCCGTCGAAGGACGCCGTGTTCGAGGCGGTGCTCGCCGATGCCGTCGAGCGCACGGGGACGAGGCTCGGGCACGCGCTCGCGGATGCGCCGAGCGGCGGGGCGCTGCGCGCGGTCGTCACGGCGTTCCTGCAGGGCGTCGAGGAGCGCCCGACGGCGGCGAAGGTGGTCGCGGGCGAGCTCTTCCGCACCGATCGCCCGTGGCAGGAGTCGCTCGCCGGCTACCGCTCGGCGCTCTTCGCGCTCGTCGCCGACGCCGTGGAGACCGATGGCGCCGCGCGCCCCTCGACGCTGCGCGCGTCCGCCGTCGTCGGCGCCATGGTCATGGTCGCCTTCGAGCGCACGGTCTTCGAGCCGGATGCGTCGATCGCCGAGGCGGTCGACGCCGTGCTGGCCGGCGCCTGA
- a CDS encoding GNAT family N-acetyltransferase yields MTARIPVPTTLEGDAVHLEPLTRDVLLELRDAIGVPEVFAAGYGGGPAALDASDEGWTAWAERAYPWHALPFAIRLRHSGRLVGTTSLADLDAATEQCHLGWTAYAPDVWGTVVNAEAKLLVLGHAFAHGFGRVRIQADAANARSRAAILRLGATFEGVLRRMRQDAEGTWRDVAVHSILVDEWPAVRDALVERVRKAPRP; encoded by the coding sequence GTGACCGCGCGCATCCCCGTCCCGACGACGCTCGAGGGCGACGCCGTGCACCTCGAGCCGCTCACGCGCGACGTGCTGCTCGAGTTGCGCGACGCCATCGGCGTGCCCGAGGTGTTCGCCGCCGGCTACGGCGGCGGGCCGGCGGCACTCGACGCATCCGACGAGGGCTGGACGGCGTGGGCCGAGCGCGCGTACCCGTGGCATGCGCTGCCGTTCGCGATCCGGCTGCGCCACAGCGGTCGGCTCGTCGGCACGACCTCGCTCGCCGACCTCGACGCCGCGACCGAGCAGTGCCACCTCGGATGGACGGCGTACGCCCCGGACGTGTGGGGCACCGTCGTCAACGCCGAGGCGAAGCTGCTCGTGCTCGGCCACGCGTTCGCGCACGGCTTCGGCCGCGTGCGCATCCAGGCGGATGCGGCGAACGCGCGCTCGCGTGCGGCGATCCTGCGGCTCGGCGCGACGTTCGAGGGCGTGCTGCGCCGCATGCGGCAGGACGCGGAGGGCACGTGGCGCGACGTCGCGGTGCACTCGATCCTCGTCGACGAGTGGCCCGCGGTGCGGGATGCGCTCGTCGAGCGCGTGCGCAAGGCGCCGCGTCCGTAG